One window of the Xiphophorus hellerii strain 12219 chromosome 15, Xiphophorus_hellerii-4.1, whole genome shotgun sequence genome contains the following:
- the LOC116734622 gene encoding uncharacterized protein LOC116734622, whose translation MVERKAAIKLTEDTLNNWKGPVWFRRGLHAALGDIKKMYNSVWLEDLERHLHRFLWRDGSEEGIGEFAITRVNIGDRPAGCIAQVAMRETAKLPMFDSCKEERRILEEDCYVDDILTSDNDPELLHKHIKKVEEILQAGGFCLKPWVLSGQSGRQNMSLPSRDKILTLPNQLKEDDNKALGVGYLVEEDKLYVMTSINFSKRRKKMKMGQNLEEGEVRVNTPNPLTRRELLSQVASLFDPIGLVTPTKQKGAILVRKAFQETRTAGKAGDTWDQPLSDGLRNEAIELFQEYVRLGQIKFHRSLTPISWIRKPIGITFSDGSDKSYGAVLYFRWETEQGIQVRLVESKAKLTPLDQKGEPVKAEICGAVFAARLRKYVEKHSRMEIGGWYHLLDSQTVLGAIQRDSYGYQTFFANRIGEIQKTGPVADWWWIPGELNVADITSRGACPEHLQEDSQWQNGPKFLLQPIDQWPKRSAKDIAISAKEGVEKLQRKAFSAVITRAQSKQTKEKLCDEEVTKNALKATKCKERDRELKISPLTFIAKQLIQERRYSSLSKLVRVIAWVRRAVENWKLTLESHHSGRKVKVKISTDIKQSTIHPGLSVKECENALREVFLAAQENTSFHDTTLNRLVVFKEQDSGLQVCGGCIQSFNEDKRAVPILPYDSWVSILVALEAHEVNHEGIAGTLLQMRKKAWVVRGRRLAKKVVDNCVTCRKIRAKRCEQIMGDLPPERTLPARPFEFTTIDLFGPYEVRDEARKRVKLKVWGIIFCCMSSRAIHTDLVSDQSSEGFLLAYQRFTALRGHPRKLWSDGGKNFIGAKPVLVDLYLFLDRLNKEQIQHEALEHGTEWSWKIHPADSPHRNGAAEAAVKIVKQALHNLGSDGVFTWSEFQTFLYMAANLANERPIDARTQSREDCISYITPNSLLLGRTDLKSDNCGFDFKSYPLKRLKFIQTEVDRFWRKWSQLAGPNLFVRSKWHSKKRNVAVGDIIWLADQNALRSQYKLGRVISVNSDGKGIVRDVYVRTYPSYPVPLVRAGGQTRKMRKKLQMKIPSTILHRDVRRIVVLLPIEEQENPVRIRSGEKREV comes from the exons ATGGTGGAGAGAAAAGCAGCAATAAAACTAACAGAAGACACTCTAAACAACTGGAAAGGACCAGTATG GTTCAGAAGGGGACTGCATGCTGCCCTgggagacattaaaaaaatgtataactcTGTTTGGCTAGAGGACCTGGAGAGACATCTACACAGGTTCCTCTGGAGAGACGGCTCAGAAGAGGGGATCGGTGAGTTTGCCATTACCAGAGTTAACATTGGGGATCGACCTGCTGGATGTATTGCCCAAGTAGCAATGCGAGAGACGGCAAAACTGCCCATGTTTGACAGCTGTAAAGAGGAGCGTAGGATCCTGGAAGAAGACTGTTATGTCGATGATATTTTAACATCTGACAATGACCCAGAACTTTTGCATAAACACATTAAGAAGGTGGAAGAGATCTTACAAGCTGGGGGATTCTGTTTGAAACCATGGGTCCTATCAGGTCAAAGTGGGAGGCAAAACATGTCCTTACCTAGCAGAGACAAAATCCTTACACTCCCTAATCAGTTGAAAGAGGATGATAATAAGGCTTTGGGAGTGGGATATCTGGTGGAGGAGGATAAATTATATGTGATGACATCAATCAACTTCtcaaaaaggaggaaaaaaatgaagatggGACAAAACCTAGAAGAAGGAGAAGTGAGAGTAAATACTCCAAATCCTCTCACTAGGAGAGAACTCCTTAGCCAAGTAGCTAGTCTTTTTGATCCCATTGGGCTAGTCACACCCACCAAACAAAAAGGAGCCATTCTAGTGAGAAAGGCTTTTCAAGAAACCAGAACTGCAGGCAAAGCAGGTGATACTTGGGATCAACCACTTTCTGATGGGCTAAGAAATGAAGCCATTGAATTGTTCCAGGAGTATGTTCGCCTGGGCCAAATTAAATTTCACAGGAGTTTAACACCAATCAGTTGGATTAGAAAGCCCATTGGAATAACTTTCTCTGATGGGAGTGACAAAAGTTATGGGGCAGTTCTATACTTCAGATGGGAGACAGAGCAAGGGATCCAAGTGAGACTTGTAGAATCCAAAGCAAAACTTACTCCACTCGACCAGAAAGGAGAACctgtaaaagcagaaatttGTGGTGCTGTGTTTGCAGCTCGTCTGAGGAAGTATGTTGAAAAGCACAGTAGGATGGAAATTGGAGGCTGGTACCATCTTCTAGACAGCCAAACTGTGCTAGGAGCCATTCAGCGTGACAGCTATGGGTACCAAACTTTCTTTGCTAACAGAATTGgtgaaatacagaaaactgGGCCTGTCGCAGATTGGTGGTGGATTCCAGGTGAGCTAAATGTTGCAGACATTACATCAAGAGGAGCATGTCCTGAGCACCTCCAAGAGGACTCACAGTGGCAAAATGGACCAAAATTTTTGTTGCAACCTATTGACCAGTGGCCGAAAAGATCTGCCAAAGACATTGCTATAAGTGCAAAGGAAGGGGTTGAAAAACTCCAAAGAAAAGCTTTCTCAGCAGTAATAACTAGAGCACAGTCTAagcaaactaaagaaaaattgTGTGATGAGGAGGTGACAAAGAATGCTCTAAAAGCTACAAAGTGTAAAGAAAGGGACAGGGAGCTCAAAATCTCACCTCTTACATTCATTGCCAAGCAGTTAATTCAAGAGAGAAGATACAGCAGTCTTTCTAAACTAGTCAGAGTTATTGCATGGGTGAGAAGAGCTGTTGAAAACTGGAAACTCACTTTAGAAAGTCACCATAGTGGCagaaaagtgaaagtaaaaatttCAACAGACATCAAACAATCAACCATCCATCCCGGGCTTAGTGTTAAAGAGTGTGAGAATGCACTGAGAGAGGTTTTTCTGGCTGCACAAGAGAATACCTCATTCCATGACACAACTTTAAACAGACTAGTTGTGTTTAAAGAACAAGATTCTGGACTTCAGGTATGTGGGGGTTGTATTCAATCCTTTAATGAAGACAAAAGAGCTGTTCCCATTTTACCTTATGACTCATGGGTATCCATATTGGTTGCTCTTGAAGCTCATGAAGTAAATCATGAAGGCATTGCTGGAACATTACTGCAGATGAGGAAAAAAGCATGGGTGGTGAGAGGCAGAAGATTGGCTAAAAAAGTTGTGGATAACTGTGTGACGTGCCGGAAAATCAGGGCAAAAAGATGTGAACAGATAATGGGTGATCTTCCACCAGAACGAACACTGCCTGCCAGACCATTTGAGTTTACTACTATTGATCTATTTGGACCTTATGAAGTGAGGGATGAGGCCCGGAAAAGAGTTAAACTGAAAGTGTGGGGCATCATCTTCTGTTGCATGTCATCTAGAGCTATTCACACAGATCTTGTAAGCGATCAGTCAAGTGaaggctttttgttagcataCCAAAGATTTACAGCCTTAAGAGGACATCCAAGGAAGTTATGGTCAGATGGCGGAAAAAACTTTATTGGAGCTAAACCTGTCCTGGTTGATCTTTATCTGTTTTTGGACCGACTAAACAAAGAGCAAATTCAACATGAAGCTTTGGAACATGGAACTGAATGGAGCTGGAAAATACACCCTGCAGACTCCCCCCATAGGAATGGGGCAGCAGAAGCAGCTGTAAAGATAGTCAAGCAAGCATTGCACAATCTAGGATCAGATGGAGTTTTTACATGGAGTGAATTTCAAACATTCCTGTATATGGCAGCTAATCTGGCTAATGAAAGACCAATAGATGCAAGAACTCAAAGTCGAGAAGATTGCATAAGCTACATCACACCAAACTCTCTGCTGCTTGGAAGAACTGATCTAAAAAGTGATAACTGTGGATTTGACTTTAAAAGTTATCCACTCAAGAGATTAAAGTTCATTCAAACAGAAGTGGACAGATTCTGGAGAAAATGGAGTCAACTAGCTGGACCAAATTTGTTTGTCAGAAGTAAATGGCATTCAAAGAAGCGAAATGTTGCTGTCGGAGACATTATTTGGCTTGCAGACCAAAATGCTTTAAGAAGTCAGTACAAACTTGGCAGAGTGATCAGTGTAAACAGTGACGGGAAGGGGATTGTAAGAGATGTATATGTACGAACTTATCCAAGTTACCCTGTACCACTTGTGAGAGCTGGAGGACAAAcgaggaagatgaggaagaaaCTTCAAATGAAGATACCCTCAACAATACTTCACAGAGATGTAAGACGCATTGTTGTGTTATTGCCGATAGAAGAACAAGAAAATCCTGTTAGGATAAGATCTGGTGAAAAGAGAGAGGTGTGA